In Erigeron canadensis isolate Cc75 chromosome 1, C_canadensis_v1, whole genome shotgun sequence, a single window of DNA contains:
- the LOC122585432 gene encoding uncharacterized protein LOC122585432 produces the protein MEEKEVDYILVPLGLGIMILYHIWLVFTVVKHPRRTVIGLNAESRHQWVLSMMSDPLKNGVLAVQTIRNNIMASTLLATTAITLSSIISVFVSSTSNSNYAASQLVYGNKTPLLSSVKYFAILLCFLVAFLCNVQSIRYYAHVSFLATVPTFIDRREPVSYVARNLNRGSLFWSIGLRAFYFSFPLFLWIFGPIPMFICCIIMSFVLYFLDTTTSFTRNLHSYSLKETREKTESGDIESV, from the exons ATGGAAGAGAAGGAAGTTGATTACATATTGGTGCCTTTGGGTTTAGGGATTATGATTTTGTATCATATTTGGCTTGTTTTTACTGTGGTAAAACATCCCAGAAGAACTGTTATTGGCCTTAATGCAGAAAGTCGACATCAATGGGTTTTATCTATGATGTCT GATCCACTAAAGAATGGCGTCTTGGCAGTTCAAACGATTCGCAACAATATAATGGCATCCACTCTACTAGCAACAACTGCAATTACTCTAAGTTCAATAATCAGTGTTTTTGTGAGCAGCACTTCAAATTCAAACTATGCAGCTTCACAATTAGTCTATGGAAATAAAACACCACTTCTATCTTCAGTTAAATACTTTGCTATCTTGCTCTGTTTCCTTGTTGCCTTTCTTTGCAATGTGCAGTCAATTCGGTACTATGCTCACGTCAGCTTCTTGGCCACTGTTCCAACGTTTATAGACAGAAGAGAACCTGTAAGTTATGTTGCTAGGAACTTAAATCGTGGAAGCCTGTTTTGGTCAATTGGACTGAGAGCATTTTACTTCTCGTTTCCGCTCTTTTTGTGGATCTTTGGACCAATACCCATGTTCATATGTTGCATCATCATGTCGTTTGTACTTTATTTCTTGGATACAACCACTAGTTTTACTAGAAATCTTCATAGTTATTCTCTTAAAGAGACTAGAGAGAAGACAGAGTCCGGTGATATTGAGTCTGTTTGA
- the LOC122585733 gene encoding peroxidase 5-like, with the protein MDTMSSGLINPTNVLLVSLMLVLLIVPLQAQLQVGFYSRSCTMAEFIIRDEVTKAFIQDRGLAAGLVRLHFHDCFVRGCDASVVIDSTPSNIAEKDSPANNPSLRGFEVIDNAKARLEAACPGVVSCADIIAFAARDSIILTGGFGYNVPSGRRDGRVSLIADTRALPPATANLNQLTQMFSTHGLTQEEMVTLSGAHTIGRSHCTSIESRLYSYNTTMNTDPSLDAFYATQLMQQCPQGDRSVDSVVPINPASPTITDVGYYIDILNSRGLFTSDQTLLTSTSTADQVTRYAINPLLWKTKFAAAMVKMGQIGVLTATQGEIRLNCRVINN; encoded by the exons ATGGACACAATGAGCAGCGGATTGATTAACCCCACTAATGTGTTATTAGTTTCACTAATGCTAGTCTTACTTATTGTTCCCTTACAAGCTCAACTTCAAGTAGGATTCTACTCAAGATCATGCACCATGGCTGAGTTCATTATAAGAGATGAAGTTACTAAAGCCTTTATCCAAGACAGGGGGCTAGCGGCCGGCCTTGTCAGACTTCACTTTCATGACTGTTTTGTACGG GGTTGTGATGCATCAGTTGTGATAGACTCGACTCCCTCAAACATAGCAGAGAAGGACTCCCCTGCAAACAACCCAAGCCTTCGAGGCTTTGAGGTCATAGATAATGCAaaagctagacttgaagctgcATGTCCAGGAGTTGTTTCTTGTGCTGATATTATTGCTTTTGCAGCTAGAGACAGCATCATCCTA ACAGGGGGGTTTGGATATAATGTTCCGTCTGGCAGAAGAGACGGAAGAGTTTCACTAATTGCAGATACAAGGGCATTGCCTCCTGCAACAGCTAATCTCAACCAACTCACTCAAATGTTTTCCACTCATGGCTTGACTCAAGAAGAAATGGTTACTCTTTCTG GAGCACATACAATTGGTCGATCTCACTGTACTTCCATTGAAAGCAGACTATATAGCTATAATACCACCATGAACACGGACCCAAGCTTAGATGCATTTTATGCAACTCAGCTAATGCAACAATGTCCTCAAGGTGATAGATCAGTGGATTCAGTGGTGCCCATCAACCCGGCTTCTCCAACCATCACTGACGTTGGTTACTATATCGATATTTTGAATAGTAGAGGTTTGTTCACGTCGGACCAGACTCTGCTCACAAGCACATCAACAGCGGACCAAGTAACTCGTTACGCTATCAACCCGTTGCTTTGGAAAACTAAGTTTGCAGCAGCAATGGTGAAAATGGGACAGATTGGAGTACTCACAGCAACTCAAGGAGAAATTCGGTTAAATTGTCGTGTGATCAACAACTAA